In Hwangdonia lutea, a single window of DNA contains:
- a CDS encoding DUF5679 domain-containing protein — translation MEGYCVKCKEKKEIKDATEVTMKNGRNAMKGKCPTCGTGMFRILGKS, via the coding sequence ATGGAAGGATATTGCGTAAAATGTAAAGAAAAGAAAGAAATAAAAGATGCTACGGAAGTCACCATGAAAAATGGTAGAAATGCCATGAAAGGCAAATGCCCTACATGCGGAACGGGTATGTTTAGAATACTAGGGAAATCTTAA
- a CDS encoding acyltransferase family protein has translation MDVKQRIESVDILRGFTIAAMILVNTPGTWSKVYAPLLHANWHGLTPTDLIFPFFLFIVGISISFAYKNKPNNATTYKKIIIRSLKLIGLGLFLGLFLPYPPFVKDFEILRFPGVLQRIGVVFLVSAVLFMNCNWKTLLTIGLSILIGYFLLLGFVPLPDGTLPTFDRAPNNWANYIDLNVLGKHMWQADYDPEGILSTLPAVATCISGILVGRILSTVNFNKLTYLVITALLLLVSGYVFSIWFPINKAIWSSSFVLVTSGWATLILAIIYYLTDVLQFKLGTIFKYVGSNAITIFFLSSFVSKCFSLIKVNPEQSIHSWLYNTIYVQPFLADKLSSLLYALTVVMFYMALGYVLYKKKIFIKV, from the coding sequence ATGGATGTAAAACAAAGAATTGAATCCGTAGATATTCTTAGAGGATTTACCATTGCCGCAATGATTTTGGTTAACACGCCCGGAACTTGGAGCAAAGTATACGCACCATTGCTTCATGCCAATTGGCACGGGTTAACGCCAACAGATTTAATATTTCCGTTCTTTTTATTTATTGTCGGGATTTCAATTTCGTTTGCTTACAAAAACAAGCCAAACAACGCGACGACTTATAAAAAGATAATCATCCGCAGTTTAAAACTTATTGGTCTTGGACTGTTTTTAGGGTTGTTTTTGCCCTATCCACCATTTGTTAAAGATTTCGAGATTTTACGATTCCCTGGTGTTTTACAGCGGATTGGCGTTGTGTTTTTAGTTTCCGCCGTTTTATTTATGAATTGCAATTGGAAAACCTTACTAACCATTGGGCTTTCCATTTTAATTGGCTATTTTCTGCTTTTGGGTTTTGTACCGTTACCAGACGGAACATTGCCAACTTTTGATAGAGCGCCAAACAATTGGGCAAATTATATCGATTTAAATGTTCTGGGTAAACACATGTGGCAAGCAGATTACGATCCTGAAGGCATCTTGAGCACTTTACCGGCTGTTGCAACCTGTATTTCTGGTATTTTAGTGGGCCGCATCCTGTCTACAGTTAACTTTAATAAATTGACCTATTTGGTAATAACAGCTCTATTATTATTAGTTTCCGGTTATGTTTTCAGTATTTGGTTCCCCATAAACAAGGCTATTTGGAGTAGTAGTTTTGTATTAGTTACCAGTGGTTGGGCTACTTTAATTCTAGCTATTATTTACTATTTAACCGACGTGTTACAGTTCAAATTAGGCACTATTTTTAAGTATGTGGGCTCTAATGCCATTACTATATTTTTCTTATCGAGTTTTGTTTCCAAATGCTTTTCGTTAATAAAAGTAAATCCAGAACAAAGTATACATTCTTGGTTGTACAATACCATTTATGTTCAACCTTTTTTAGCCGATAAGTTGTCATCTTTACTTTATGCCCTTACCGTAGTAATGTTTTATATGGCTCTGGGCTATGTTTTATACAAGAAAAAAATATTTATTAAGGTTTAG
- a CDS encoding LytR/AlgR family response regulator transcription factor, giving the protein MKIKCVIIDDEPLAISVIENHLKNFDNIEVVETFSNPVKAFGVLQQEKIDLVFLDINMPQMTGFTFIENLNVKPLVVITTAYREYAVKSFELDVLDYLVKPIPFNRFLKTINKVYQHAYTNTPTGDAALNQEPHIFLKVDKKLIKVNLNDILFIESLKDYIKIATTLGDYVVHKSLTAISEELPQSNFIRVHRSYNISINKIAALEGNTIEIAGRRIPIGRNYLKQTKERIFNIKEGNES; this is encoded by the coding sequence ATGAAAATTAAATGTGTTATTATAGATGATGAACCTTTGGCGATAAGTGTTATTGAGAATCATTTAAAAAATTTCGACAATATTGAAGTAGTAGAAACCTTTAGCAATCCGGTAAAGGCTTTTGGTGTTTTACAACAAGAAAAAATTGATCTTGTTTTTTTAGACATCAATATGCCGCAAATGACCGGTTTTACTTTTATTGAAAACTTAAATGTTAAACCATTGGTTGTAATAACCACGGCATATCGGGAGTACGCCGTAAAAAGTTTTGAATTGGATGTGCTGGATTATTTAGTAAAACCCATACCTTTTAATCGTTTTTTAAAAACCATAAACAAGGTATACCAACACGCCTACACCAATACGCCCACTGGAGACGCTGCTTTAAACCAAGAGCCTCATATATTTTTAAAAGTTGATAAAAAATTAATCAAGGTTAACCTTAATGATATTTTGTTTATTGAAAGTTTAAAGGATTATATAAAAATAGCGACCACGCTAGGCGATTACGTAGTACACAAGTCGTTAACGGCAATTTCAGAAGAATTGCCACAATCAAATTTTATACGCGTACATCGCTCCTATAATATCTCCATTAATAAAATTGCGGCTTTAGAAGGCAACACTATTGAAATTGCTGGCCGAAGAATCCCTATTGGAAGAAACTACCTAAAGCAAACCAAAGAACGTATTTTTAACATTAAAGAAGGTAACGAAAGCTAA